From the Macaca nemestrina isolate mMacNem1 chromosome 2, mMacNem.hap1, whole genome shotgun sequence genome, the window GGTTTTGTTCAAAAGGTAGCACAGCGCCAACACTGTGGACCTACCTTGCTCTCTCCTTTCTCGCCGTTGGGTCTCGTCTCGGGATCGTCGCTGTCCTCAGCGCCTGCACTCTCGCCGGGCAGTTCATCCTGAGCCAGCTGCTGCGGCGGCGGCTGGGGCTGGGGCGGCTGTGGCGGCGCCTGGCAGGCTCCGCCAGCCCCCTGGGAGCGGGGGATGGGCTCCGGGCGCGGAGAAACTCCCTCAACATCCATCTCCATCTTCCCATTCACTGGAGGGCAAGACAAAAGCGGAGTGGAGACTTGGCAGCGGCGACCGGCAGCTCCTCAGCTGCCCGTGGCACGCATGGCTCGCCGAGGAGGGGCCGCCTCCCTCGCGccctccctcctgccacccttcACCCGCGCTCCCCGCAGCTCCGCTCGCCTGCTCGGCTCCGGCCCTGGCTGCGTCTGGGCCGGGGAGCGCGAGGAGCGGGTGGCCGCGTGTCCTTGGAGCGCTGGCCTTCAGGCGCCCCCGGCAGTCCCGCTAAGCAGAGCGCAtcccggcggcggcggcggcgcctcCCGGCCGCGCTCCCAGCCTCAGGGCCGCTTGGGGACTTGCTCTCCAGCCCGGCCCACGCTCCGAGCCGCTTTCCGGCGTCTCTTGGGGCCCCTCGGCGTTTCCCCTCCCTAACAACCTTCTGAACAAAGTTGCTGGAAGAACAAACCTGGTCGCCAGGATTTGCCCGGCGAAACTGGCAAGAATAGGGACTGTCAGGTGCAAATGAAATCTACCGTCCCCGCCCGCTGACCAAGCGCCGACCCCTCAGCCTTATCCCCTCCCCAACGCAAAGGAGCCAAGGAAAGGAGGGATCTCCGACCTGTGCGAGGTGGTGGCGGCGAGGACTAGAAAGAGAGGAGCGTGCGGAGAGCTGGTGcgcccacccccaaccccaggtgACCCTCGCCTCCGCTCTGGCCCTGGTCCCCTCCCTCCCCCGGCCGAGCGCGCGTCAGGGGTCAGTCCCTCCGGGCTGCGCGTGTGTGTATCCCAGAGCTCCGCTCCGGGGTCTGTTCTGCCGCTGGCGGCTCCGCGCCGCACAGCCCTGCACTAGAGAACTGGAGTAGAGAAGGAGAAGCCAACGGCAAATTCCGGGCAGGAAGTCGACCTACCCTTGCCTCTGGCCAGGTCGCAGGTTAGAACCGGGAAGGGGTGGGGCCCCTCGGGGACAGGGAGGACGCGAGTCTCGCGGCGCGCCGGAGTTTGGCGTAAAGGTCGGCAGCAGAGGGTCGATGGGGTAGGAGGAAGGAGAAGCGAGAAGTCGCTGCCAGGCATTTACTGCAATGTGCCCGGGGCGGGCGCCAGCTGGGCGCCGTCTCTTTTTGGTGGTGAGTTCTGTGCTGGAAGAGCGTCCTCAGCAGGGCAGGGCTCCACCAGGAGGCTTCGGTGGTGACCCCAGGGCAGGGAGTGCGGTGCGTCTGTACATTTAGAGATGGCGAGGGTAGACTTGGAAATTCTTAAATCGGGGTTCACCACTAGTCAGGTGATCAGGATGACTTCTCAATTTAACACCACTTGATCCTGGGTAGTAGCTTACAACTTCACGGGAACTGCCACTGCAACTCTGCACGTCCAGGAGGGACCTTCAGGCGACTCTGGAGAGAAATGGCGGGTTATCAAGAACCTGTTCAATATTAAATAGAGCCCATTGTTCTGGGCTTTGAGTTCCATAATGCTCCCAAATGGATCAGCAGATTAATGAACTATTCATGCGTTTCTTAGCAGAGGatggctttttttcccctaacatATATCACAGATCACACTTGCTTGATGAAACTGGAAAATTGCATTGCTCATCCCATGAATGCTTTGCATTAACTTAAACACAACTTTTACATATCAAGACACACTGCCCCATAGATGCAGTTACACAAGAACACATCATTAGGTTGTATTCCTCATTGCTATCTTTTAATCTGACTCTGCATGTATGACAGAAATTAATTGCTCCACTTTCATCAGCGTAGACAACCAATCTGGGTAATGCAATGTGAACAagcttttgaaaaagaagaaaaagtttagGGACCAAATTAcccattctctttttcttcacattttctaaaaatcagaTTTCAAGTTCATTTTCTCAATTGGGAATTGTTGAAAATAGAGTGGGCTCCTCCCCAGTACCTGGTAATAAACCAACAATCATTAGAGAAGGTTTATAATGGTAAATTAGATTATATGTGTAATGTGCTTAGCAGAGGGTCTTAGTGCATAGTGAGCACCTAACATTGTTATACTGAGAACAGTAAGATGATACAAGTTCACACTGAGTGTTCATCTGAAGACCTTGATTTACAAAAAAGAAGCTACCAATTTAAATTACCTTTATTTAAATTTCCTAAAAGATATTTGGTCTCTTTAGAGAATGAAACCGCTtctgaagacaggaagaaagtcAATAATATTTTGTGCAATAAAGGTTTGAATgtgtcagtttttttttctacAGTGTAGCAATAAAAATCATATGTCAGTTCAGACAGCAGCAGGAATAGCTGACTGGTAAGTTATTATTCTTCCATGCTTGCTACTTCCAAAATATGTTTGTGAACTTCTTTCAAGGCTTAAATGAAGATTACATCAAAATGAAGATACAATACTTCAATTAAATTTGTTCTAAATTTAGACATGTCCTTTTAAAGACTCTCATtgttaaatgcaaatatttctcctTCTGCCCCTCTATTTTTGGGGGACGTAGTTTTTTTAAGCATCTGTCACAAGTAAATATGGACTCggaaaatatattacatttcaaAACTGTTGATTGCACCTAATTATGCATGTAAATTGCTACTTCAAGCATGCAGACAGCTTgcaacattttgaaaattttgcCCTACTAGTCATCTGAGGTATTTGTGTTACTATTTTGCAGTTGCCTTAAATGACTCTTCATTTCTCAATTAACTTTCCATTAATGATAGGTCTGTGAATAATTTTGACCTTTGACTTTCTCTTCCCAAATGATTTAAATTAGTAAATCAGCACTTTCAACAACATCACCCTTCTTCCTATTTATACCAGACCTCTTGATTTTTTGAGTCACTGAAATGGGACTTTACAAAAAGGTGTCCTGGCAGAGTAGTCACTCTAACTCCTTGCTACTGAGTATGATCCATGAACCAGAATCTTCCCAACATCTgggagtttgttagaaatgcaaggTTTTGGGCCCTACCCTAGACCTACTGAAGCAGAATCTACATCCAGCAAGTGATTCCTACAACATTTAAGCTTAAGAGCCAGTGCTCTGGCACATCATGTGGTTGGTCTTTCTACATTATAATCATCTATGGGCACTCATTATTTCCCTGAAATACTACCAAGAAAGGCTTACTAGGAAAACACAATttagaagcatttttttaaagacattataTTCCCCACGACCTCTCAACCTCCAGGATCTTAGTGATGCATAATGAAAAGtttcataaaataagaatttatcggccggcatggtggcttatgcctgtaatcctagcactctgggaggcggaggtgggtggatcacctgaggtcaggagttccagactagcctggccaacatggtgaaaccccatctcaactaaaaaaatggaaacattagctgtgcgtggtggcaggcgcctgtaatcccagctgctgggtggcccaggcaggagaattgcttggaccccggaggctgaggttgcagtgagccaagatggcgccattgcactccagcctagggaacaagagcaagacttggtctccaaaaaaaaaaaaaaaaaaattatctatattGTATCTCTGGCAATAAAAGCATACAGTTTTCTAAAGTCAAAAGGCATTAACCTAAAAAGCACCTAATCTTGAATAATAAACTTTATGAAAGTATGTGGAACTAGTTCCTTAAAGACTTGGTTATTCTTGACCTTCTTTCTACTTGAGACTTGAAAGTCCACAGTTTCTTTCTGCTGGGATAACTAATGTCTATGGTTGCAAGGCAAACAGAAACTGACAAGTGCTTGTCTGTGCAGTGGCAATCTAATACAGCTACAATAATTTGGAGTGAGTTTGGACCAAATTATGTGCCCCAATATTTTTAGgaactataaaaaattattacaagAATTTCTTTAAATCACACAGATCAACAAATTGTTACTTTAAAAGGCTATCTAGTGTAGTACTTCTCACCTTTAATGTATATGAAGTCACCCGGAAAATGTTGTCAAAATGCAGGTtatgattcagcaggtctgggttTGGCTCTGAGATTCTAAATTTCTAACAAACATCCAGGTAAAGCCAGTGCTTCTAGTCCCCAGACCTAATGGGTTTACTTTATTACCATTAATGTTTCTCAAGTTTTAATCATGtgggaaacttttaaaaatcttcgaTGCCCAGACTACTAGGCCctagaaaaattaaatcagaatatttGGGGTGGGATCTAAGCACAAGTAGTTTTTAAACCTCTCCAGGTGATTACAATGTATAGCCAAGATTGAGAAACAGTGCTTTAAGTCAGTGAGTGATTCTCCAAGTGTGATCCCCAAACCAGCAGCAGTAGCACCTGGGAATTTGCTGAAAATGCACACTCTAATGTCCATCCCAGATTTACCAAATCAGAAACTCTAGAGGTGAGATCCAGCAATCCATGTTTTCACAAGGCATGATTTTGATGCATGCTTAAGTTTCAGATCCACTGCTATGATCAAAGATTCTCTGCAACTGCATgtgagaatcacctggggagtgtTCAAAAAACACTGATTTCCTCCCCCACaatcaattaaattaaaatatctgaGGGTGAAATCTAACATGTTAATGTTTAAAAGTTCCCCCCGGTTATTCCAATTGTGCAGACAAGGTTGAGAAGGATGTCTACAGACTGAATTTTTATGTATGCAAATCAGTGTTTCCATGGAGCAGCAGTTTCTTCtatgctagtttttttttttttaaagttcttaatCTGCGAAAATGGAGTCCTAGAAAGGTAGAGTACTATCCCAATTGTCATAGATTCAAATTAGTGTATTCAGTATTTTCCGATGAGCCATTTTTCCTTCTTGGTAACATGACAGCAGCTTCTGCTTTCTCCAGCAGGACTTTGATGTGAAATGATTCAATTTTAAGTGGCTGTGAGATGTACCCTGGCACCAGCCTGCAGTGATTAAAGATTCCTGTGTCAGATTGGTTAACCATCTTCAGGGATGTTGCTGTAAATCAAGTCTCTCCTGTTAAGGGCTTTAGCACGTTGCTACCCAAAGTGCAATTCACAGATCATCACCTGGGTGCTCATCAGTATCACCTAGGAGCTGTTGATGAATGCtgactctcaggccccaccccagacctactgaatcagtgTCTGCACATTAGGATCCCCATgtgatatgtatatacatttaaagtttgagaagcacagcTGTAGTGTATCCCcgtaatatacaaaaaaaaaaaataacagccaCTTAATCCTACCTGTTACATCTCTTGGCTCTTCGTGGATGTTCATCCATTCTGAGAAGCTTGTGGAACTCTTATGGGTAAAGTTCCAGTTGTAGAGGAATCTACAAGCATCCTTCCCTTTGTTTCAATCCTTTAGGTTTAGCACCCctgtccagtagaactttctaCAATGATAGAAATGGTCTTTATCTGAGCTCTTCAATAagtagccaccagccacatgtggctgttgaacaaatgaattgGCTAATATGACTGagaaactaaattttaattttatttcattttaatcgatttaaatttaaattgcctTGTGTGGTTATTGGCTCCACTATTGAACAGCACAGCTCAAGAGTAATCATCTTTCCTCTTGCTCAACCCTTATTTGAGTTCCCAGGTTacaccccagcccctccttctCAGCTTTTGTATGTATTAATCCCCAGTGAATGCACCAGGAAGAAAAACATCTGCCTTGCCACCTCATTTACATAATAAATAACATTATGCTTATTATTTTGAATGAGAGGAGTTTAACTTGAATTAAATGCCACCAAAAGTTGTCAAAACCTTTTTCATAGTATTCATAATTGCCTAGCTTTAATTTTACAGCCTTTTCAAACATCAGCAGACATAGAATGCATTTGGAAACTGCTTTAAGAAAATGAGACAAAAGACTGCAAATGGATTCAGAGTACAGGATACATAAAGACATCGCCCCCACCCCAAGCATCTTGTTGGCGTATAATGGAAAGTTGATTACATTGAGTGCATCTATGTTGAAAGTAAATATCAAAACTTGCAGATTACTCTCAAAATGGAaggtgaaatacaaaataaaagagagatcATAGAGTTAACAGTACCAGAAGATagcaaatgaaattcaaaatagaaatgtACTCAACACTTAGTTTGGATATTAAATATCTATGGAACCAATGGAATGAGATGGGATGGCATGGGGTGAGATGAGAGGAGAGGggataaaacaaaaacactcatGATTTGAAAACAGAAACCAGCCCCCTCAAGCTTTCTCTTCTCTGGGATAAgagtaacaacaacaaccacaTTTATAATTGCACTGCCTATCATTGCTTAAGTGTGCTCTGTACATTATCCCCTATAATCCTTTCAATAACCATGTAAGGTGGGtatgatcaggaaaaaaaattcttccgGAGATTTGGATTATTGTTTTAACTAACACACCTCAGGAAGGcagaataaaaataagcaaatccCTACTAGAGAGGGAAGGGGATAGTGTTAAAATAAAGTCAGCCCTTTTCTTTGATTGAAAAAGACGTGTATCACTTCTAAGCTGAATTAGCCACAGCCTGTCTTATAAAAGGAGGCTAACACTAGGAAAATATTTCATCAGGGTCTGTGCTTTGCCCAGCTGCTGATTTGGTACTGTGTGATTCAAAATTATTCCCACAAAGAAATGTGTAGCTAAGGGCAACAGCCTCACTTCTGCAGGATGGTCACTTCATAGCAACTGAAACCAATAAATAGACTGTTGTTGCCATTAGGAAAGAAACTCCAAGGGACTTCAGATAATATGATTTCAGGAGGCTGGCCTGGAGCTCAGACGCCATTCAAAACATCTTGAATTTCATGAGGGCTTCTTAAGACCCACCTCACTCAGACGTCATTTTCTCAAAAACGGAGGGCAAGTTTCTTCATGATCCACATCAATCCAGTTCAGAAGGGAGGGAGCAGTGTGGGgatgaaagaagacaaaaatatttactcCTTCAGTGATGAACTAAAAGGGCCAAACTCGGTTCTGTGTTTCTACACCTTTGCTGACATCTTAATAAAATGAAGCCACAAACCCTAATAGTTGTCTTGAGCAATGTTTGGAAGATGCACCACCCTTTACTTGCTCAAACACACATGTTTCTTAACAGAGAACTAAAAGTTTACATGTAGTCTGGGGACATAAGAATTCCCAGGATTCTGAACTTTAATTTTGGGGTCACCCAAAGACGTTTCCAGGCCTTTTCAGTTTGAAGAGCAGTCACACTCTGCCCAAGCAATATCAGAGCAATTCTGCCTTAGTGAGCTGGCCCATTCGGCTCCTTGAATCTTGTGCAGAATGTCAGCGTTGCTGAGCTAGTTCTGACAACTGGTGCTTCTGAATGTTTAGGTGTGGTGCTCAGAAATGCAGTCCCTCCCCTATGATCTCCCGCATTTGATTTTTTCTGTGCCCTTTGATTTGGGCCTCTCAGCTTGGATTCCTGGTTGTCATActggggattttcttttttcctttttttttttttgtgacaaagttttgctctttttgcccaggctggagtgcaatggcgcgatgtcagcttaccacaacctccgcctctcgggttcaagtgattctcctgcctcagcctcccaagtagctgggattacaggcgtgagccaccacgcccagctaattttgtgtttttagtagagacggggttactgGGGATCTTTCTTCCACATTTACATTTACTGGGATCTTTGCTGGACAGTGGAACCGTAGAGATGAAGCATGTGGTAGTCTTTGCTTTGTAAACAACAGCAGTATGGATACTTAAGGTATGCCACAAAATACTATGAGAGTACTAGAAAGAAAAAGGTCAGTACACACCCACTTACTCCAGGGGTCTCAGCAACCAGAGTGTTCTCCCTGTGTATCCTTTAGGAGTCTTAAAAAGGGAACCCAATAAATAACCAACTCAAGTTCTTAAGCAGAGAAATAAGGCCAAAGAATATCCAGGGCCAAAATATCACCTCTATTACTGATAACATCTAGGTTGGAGGATATAGCTTGTATCTGTAAGCAAATGGTCTCCCTAGTTATAAACACTAAGATCAGGCAGACAAATTCAACCAGTCACAAACAGTGTGGGCATGTGCCCTGCAGGCAGCTAGctcccagaaagaaaaaggaggaggacagCAAACTCAGTCCATTTTTTCCCAGATTCACTAGGCAGACAAGAAACCTCTCCTGGGGCAGAGGGAGTGAAAGAGTTGGGAGAGGCCAGGGTTGTTGTGCTAGTTGAACTCCATACACATGGAAAGAAATAGATATGAGGAAGAAGTGTTATGCTTCCCAAGTGAATCCTGCTTCAATTTCAGCCCTGTATCCCATGTCCCAATCCCCCTTGCCAACTGCTGTCTCCTGCCACGGGGGAGAACTCTGGAACATACCATGGATAGCTCCATGTCCTGCCATGTCCTGTATCCACTTTCTGGCCCTATATGACTGCTCGGTCACCATCAGCTCTACCAGTCACACTTCCCTCAGTTGCAGAACTAACTACAACTAACAACAACCTAGACATGGTTGTTGTACCAGGAATTAACATTCCTGGTACAAAGCTGTCAAGAATTAAACTACTGACCCGGCTCTCATTAGCATCATGCTCATATCTCCTGAGCAAACCAGAAATTTTACGAAGGTATAAAGCTTGCAGAGGAGGTGCTCTAGCAAGTACCTTTTATCTTACACGTGCctaataaatattacattttcataatttgactttttaaaccaCAAATTATCTTTCATACCCTCATGTAGTATGTTTTAGAAGGCCCACCTAATGCAGTGCCTTGTACATGGTGGGAGCTAAATAAATGCTTGAGAATGAATATTAAAAACCCTTTATGTGGATGACTTTGCATCTCCTCTTGGAAAATTTAGTcttcaaaaaagtaaaacaaggaCAGTCTATTTGGAAGCTAGGTTTTCACCATGGATTTACTATGATCACATGTTTGTGGCAATTTCACTGAACCACTGTAGGAAGGTGAGTAATTGTAACTTCATACAGGTATCTTTTCTGCATCTCCATTTCCCTATTTGTGAAATAACGTGTAATGTGTTCAACTCAAAAACTGAGATTACAATAGTAGATATCTTCTGACTAGTTAATTGCACACTGAAAGTATCAAATAATCAAGTGAAGGTGAGAAACCTGTAGTTTTTAATGGTATGCTTTCATTTGCATCTCTTCTCCTATTTCTAGATATGGCCATTGATCCCCTGGTCATTATGTTCTTTATCTGTACACTTTGCTTTCCATTTTGAAATCAGAGTATAACAAACATGTACAACTATGGCAAATAATTAGATGCAACATTTTggaaaatgataatttaaatgtaaatacaaaacacataagaaaaaataacCCACAGAGGCAGTAATACACATAATAAATAATCCTCTAGGGAGAACCAGAAGAGTGTAGATGATGGGTTACAAGGTGTACCTGGATAAATTtctagagaaaagagaaggacTACTATActggagaaatagaaattttgGTGGGTGATACACAcctttttcatattttgatatTCTCACATACCTTTAGAATAACATACATGCTTAGAAATTAAGACATAAGATGCCAACTGTTTGCTGCTTctcactcttccctctctttttaCCCCTTAGTATTCAGGCTCCCAGCTGTCTGCTCTGTCGACACTGTTCTGTTGTGTGTCACTCATCACCTCTCCACTGAAAGAATCAATGCCTTTTGGTTCCTTTATCTTCATCATCCATCTGTCCCTTATTGCACCcaaattttatcaaaaattttcaaattaaggACTTTCAAATGCTCTGAAGAAAAATTGAGTGAAATAATTAGTCTTACACAGTCTtaattcctcctcctcttctgacTAATCCCTCACCACTCTCATTTTTACTCTTTGTTCCCTATCCATCCCCAAGTGACCTGTTTTACTCCATGCATGTTGTTTCTTCAGAGCTCACAAAACTTTAACTTTCTTGGAATACCACTCGTTGTTAATCACCAGAGAGATTAAACACAGCACTAGGCATTTAATGTataacatttcttttatttatcataACAGCCTCATTGCAATAAGCATTGCTAGCTCCATTTTATACCTCAGGAAAGTGAGGTTCTGATGGTATAAATAGAATGCCTAAAGCCACAATCCTGGTAATAGCAGAACCAGGCATTTGAATTCAGGCCTCAGGCCTCTCAGACTCAAATTTCATGATCCTTTCCACCTATATATGTCAATGATCTCTTGCTATATAGCGAATTACCCCCAGAATTTAATACTCTAAAAAATCATTTATGATGCTCACACAACTGCAATTCAGACAAAGCTTGGTAGATGCGACATGCCTCAGCTCTATTCCACATCAGCTGGAGCAGCTCCAGTGGGGGCTGAAAGCTCCACACTGAAGACGGCTCACTCATGTGGCTGGCAAGTTGGTATTAGCTGTTGACTGGGGCTTAAGGGCTGTGGCCGGGGTCTCTGTTCCTCTTCACATGAGCTCACCAAAGCccgcttgggcttcctcacaacatggtggTTGTGTTCTAGGAGTGAAGAATCTACTAGAACAAGGCAGAAAGCTACTAGAACAAGGCCATTTCTTCTATACACTGCTGGTCAAGGCAAACACAAAGGCCTACTCAGGTTCAAGGGGAGAGGACATACACTCCACCTGTTATATGGAAGTAGTAAAGTACTAAAAGAGCATGTAGAATAAGAGAAAACCCTGTTGCAGCAATATATGGATAAAACAAGCTGATACGTGACAATTCCTCTATGAATCCCATCTATGAAGATgagtttcaaatttatttttaagcccTAACATCTTTTGTGAGGCCAGTTCCATACTTCTGATTGTCTATTAGAATTTTTCAAAAACCAAATTCACAAAGCTCTTTATTAAAACCAGGCTTTATCCAATTCTTTGTTATTTGTATTAACAGACAATTCTTCCTAATCATCAAAGTTGAACAGCTCATATACAGTTTTGACTCCTCTTTCTAGCTCCATACATCCAAACAGTTGCTGAAACCTATTAATTGTATTTCGTTAaacaattattcatttatttattttaaaaaaggtattgagtacttactatgtatcTGGTCCTGAAATGGTGTTAGTTATTAATGATGGAGATAGCATAGTACACCCACACACATatctatgaaaatatatattcttatactgtatgtacacacacacataatgtcTCTGCTCTTGAGTAGTTTGCAGACATGTAGAATGAATAGACAAATCAACATGTTAAAATTGTTCTTATAAGTATTATACTCTTAGTAAACTCATGGTGCTGAGGttgcagaggaaggaaagaaatactaACCTAGGTTTGGGGTGAGTGAAAGGTAACAAGaaaggctcagagaagaaaatgaacactAATCTGATTTTAAAGGAAGAGCAAGAGTTTTATTTCATCTGAGCTCACACTttacaaacaaatcaaaacaaaacagtatgcTGTTTTGCTCAGGATGACTTGAAGTTGGTTGGCCAAGAGATAGTTTTTGAACCATTGAATGATAACCAAAGCTAGACCTCTGTTCAAATATATATAGACTCTTAATAAATGTGTCTAACTTCTAGAAAGtgaattaatttaataataatcaGTATCACTGAGTACTGAGGTATTTGAAACTCAATGtagagagatttttttaaattgccctttaaacaagaaggaaagaagccTTTCACAGACTAATGTGCTGGTATTTTGCTAGGTTGCTCTTAGAACCATTTCTCATTGTTTGTTGTGTCCCCTGCTCTGCTCTGTGTCACAGGAAACTATATATCTGGGCTCTTTTGCTAACTGATCTCTGGGTAGTTTCAGGCAATGGAAGGTACTGGTAGAAGATGGCAGGGTGTAAGGAGGGAAGACGCTCGGGTATTTCTTCCccgctctcctgcctcagctgcatCCAGCAGCAGCTACatctctgtggctccagctcttGCGAGACAGATGGACCCTCCTTCAGTTGCCCTAGATCTTGCTGGGCAGCAGCCCCCCCAACACCCCCACCACCGTGGTTTTAGTTCCCACTACGTGGCCCCAGATTCTAGGACCAGGTAACACACCCTCCTCTCCGTGGAATTCCAGCCCTAGGGGAGGGAATAGCCTCCTGCTCTTGCTAACCTCTGGGTGGCTTCATCATGTTCTGCTGGCCATCCCATATGCGACTGAATCTATCACACTCGCTTCCATTTGAAAGGCTAGAGTGGTAACTGGTTTCCTGACTGAACTCTGACTGGTAATACTTAGCtcattgtaaaattatttttaagtgtggtaaaatatacatataaaattttccATCGTAACCATTTTAGGTATACAAGTcaatggcattaaatacatgcacattgctgtgcaaccaccaccaccatccgtCTCTAGAGTTCTTCTCATCTGCAAACCTGCAATTCTGTAGCCATTGACAATAACTCCCTATTCCCCTCAAACcctgcccctggcaaccacccttctactttctgtctttaggAATCTGACTTTTCTAGGTACTTCATCTgtgtgaaatcatacagtatttgtcctttccTGACAGGCTTGTTTTACTtaccataatgtcctcaaggttcattcatttCATAGCATGTGTTGGAATTCCATAGCCTTTTAAGAATGAATAACAGTCCattgtctcatatatatatatatatcacattttgtttatccactcaccacagatggacatttatgttgctttcaccttttggctattgtaaataatgctgtcATGAACATTCACGTAGGAATATCTCTTTGAGTTCCTGCTTTCAGtgcttttgggtatatacacaaaagtggaattgctggatcatatggtaattcctatttttaatttttggaggaacTACTGTACTGTTTCCCAAGCAGCTgtagcattttacattcccaccaacagtgtaaaagagtttcaatttctctgtatcctttccaacatttattttctgtctttttgatagtagccattcaaGTGGGTATGAGGTAGTATCACATTGCGTTTTTTAATTCACTTTAATGCCAGAATAGTATCTTAGAGTGGTACAAATTTTTGTTTCAACTGTGTCTTCTAGTCATATGG encodes:
- the LOC139361848 gene encoding LOW QUALITY PROTEIN: uncharacterized protein (The sequence of the model RefSeq protein was modified relative to this genomic sequence to represent the inferred CDS: substituted 1 base at 1 genomic stop codon); translated protein: MGSGRGETPSTSISIFPFTGGQDKSGVETWQRRPAAPQLPVARMARRGGAASLAPSLLPPFTRAPRSSARLLGSGPGCVWAGEREERVAACPWSAGLQAPPAVPLSRAHPGGGGGASRPRSQPQGRLGTCSPARPTLRAAFRRLLGPLGVSPPXQPSEQSCWKNKPGRQDLPGETGKNRDCQVQMKSTVPAR